In the genome of Mauremys mutica isolate MM-2020 ecotype Southern chromosome 8, ASM2049712v1, whole genome shotgun sequence, one region contains:
- the FRRS1 gene encoding ferric-chelate reductase 1, with protein MEPPVLAFALWIFAFLSVPAAGYPNGKVREACSSMMPWHGHSPQPSPEHTISVNETKFRPGVHIKVSLSGPVFEGFFIQARNAENLAGPAVGSFMLAEERISQLLTCGLVKNSAVSHTSKSKKTHVEAYWVAPTDAPEHVQFLATVVEKYKIFWVKIPGPIISQPNAPPLTTPTSITPETLPTSQPVFHLTTSFNASGCGITKFCIRNPPKCDPGAANCFFLSFKQNNHSVLIEMSGPSEGYIAFALSHDQWMGDDDAYLCINEDHRININTAYLSGRTPPVLDSENGLEDISWRVADGLLQCSFRRNLRLPAYKGRFNLNANYYIFLADGEASEGGLIHKHHHQPLITNGMYNVTDSPKDVGGSRSPLLLKLHASLMFVAWMTTVSIGVIVARFFKPVWPHSLFGKEIWFQVHRMLMLTTVLLTSIAFVLPFIYRGGWSEWAGFHPYLGCTVMTLAIFQPLMAGFRPPPHAPRRQVFNWVHWSTGTTARILAVVTMFLGMDLPALNLPDPWDTYTMIGFVAWHVGIDILLEIHSYCLIRKVEVIDEDRIQILQSLTSAEAEGHTFKEIVLTIYICGNIAFLITFLAAIHQL; from the exons ATGGAGCCTCCTGTACTGGCTTTCGCTCTTTGGATATTTGCCTTTCTTTCTGTTCCTGCGGCTGGTTATCCAAATGGAAAAGTAAGAGAGGCCTGCAGTAGTATGATGCCTTGGCATGGACATTCTCCACAGCCATCCCCTGAGCACACTATATCAGTGAATGAGACCAAATTTAGACCAGGGGTCCATATAAAAG TTAGTTTATCTGGTCCAGTTTTTGAAGGATTTTTCATACAAGCCCGGAATGCAGAGAACTTGGCTGGCCCTGCAGTTGGCTCTTTTATGCTAGCTGAAGAAAGGATTTCTCAGCTCCTGACATGTGGACTTGTAAAG AATTCTGCTGTCAGTCACACAAGTAAATCAAAAAAGACACATGTAGAGGCTTATTGGGTTGCTCCCACAGATGCACCAGAACATGTACAATTTCT AGCCACAGTTGTAGAGAAATATAAAATCTTTTGGGTGAAGATTCCTGGTCCCATCATTTCCCAACCTAATGCACCACCTTTGACAACACCTACAAGTATTACACCAGAGACTCTACCAACTTCACAGCCAGTTTTCCATCTAACAACATCA TTTAATGCCTCCGGCTGTGGAATTACAAAGTTCTGCATAAGGAATCCTCCAAAATGTGATCCTGGGGCTGCCAATTGTTTCTTTCTGTCCTTCAAACAAAATAACCACTCGGTACTTATTGAAATGAGTGGTCCTAGTGAAGGATATATAGCCTTTGCATTATCTCATGACCAGTGGATG ggtgatGATGATGCATATCTGTGTATTAATGAAGATCACCGTATTAATATAAACACGGCCTATCTTAGTGGGCGAACTCCTCCTGTGTTGGACTCAGAG AATGGCCTTGAAGATATCTCATGGAGGGTGGCTGATGGTCTTCTTCAGTGCTCTTTCAGAAGAAACCTTCGTCTTCCTGCTTATAAAGGGAGGTTTAATCTAAATGCTAATTATTACATATTTCTGGCAGATGGGGAGGCGAGTGAGG GAGGTCTAATTCACAAACATCATCATCAGCCTCTGATCACCAATGGAATGTACAATGTCACAGACTCTCCAAAGGATGTAGGGGGATCCCGCTCTCCACTTCTTCTTAAACTCCATG CTTCATTAATGTTTGTTGCATGGATGACTACAGTTAGTATTGGCGTTATTGTTGCCAGATTCTTCAAACCAGTTTGGCCTCATTCATTGTTTGGGAAGGAGATTTGGTTCCAG GTACATCGTATGCTGATGTTGACCACAGTGCTTCTTACGAGCATCGCTTTTGTTCTTCCTTTTATATACAGAGGAGGCTGGAGTGAA TGGGCAGGTTTTCACCCATACCTTGGCTGTACCGTGATGACTCTGGCAATCTTTCAACCTCTGATGGCAGGTTTCAGACCACCTCCTCATGCACCAAG AAGGCAAGTATTTAACTGGGTTCACTGGAGTACTGGCACAACAGCTAGAATACTAGCTG TGGTGACTATGTTCCTGGGAATGGACCTACCAGCACTCAACCTTCCAGACCCATGGGACACTTATACAATGATTGGATTTGTAGCTTGGCATGTCGGTATTGATATTCTCCTGGAGATACATAGCTACTGTCTCATTCGCAAAG TTGAAGTGATTGATGAGGATAGAATACAAATTCTTCAGTCACTTACATCAGCAGAAGCAGAG GGTCATACATTTAAAGAGATTGTGTTAACCATCTACATCTGTGGAAATATAGCATTCCTTATTACCTTCCTGGCAGCAATCCACCAACTATAA